The Canis lupus familiaris isolate Mischka breed German Shepherd chromosome X, alternate assembly UU_Cfam_GSD_1.0, whole genome shotgun sequence genome has a segment encoding these proteins:
- the TSR2 gene encoding pre-rRNA-processing protein TSR2 homolog, translated as MAGAGEDSRALFGAGVRAALEAWPALQIAVENGFGGVHSQEKAEWLGGAVEEYFFRNADLELGEVEDFLGELMTNEFDTVVEDGSLPQVSQQLQTMFHHFQRGDGAALKEMASHITQRKYRVRATAVATARETDEDDVDSMEEMEVTDTNDGAATDGVCPQPASSGPDSQTIKEEDIVEDGWTIVRRKK; from the exons ATGGCTGGAGCTGGGGAAGATTCACGGGCGCTCTTCGGAGCTGGTGTCCGGGCGGCGCTGGAGGCCTGGCCAGCTTTGCAG ATCGCTGTGGAGAATGGCTTCGGGGGCGTGCACAGCCAGGAGAAGGCCGAGTGGCTGGGGGGTGCAGTAGAGGAGTACTTCTTCCGCAATG CTGACTTGGAGCTAGGTGAGGTGGAAGACTTCCTTGGGGAACTCATGACGAACGAATTTGATACAGTTGTGGAGGATGGGAGTCTGCCCCAG GTGAGCCAGCAGCTACAGACCATGTTCCACCACTTCCAGAGGGGTGATGGGGCTGCTCTGAAGGAGATGGCCTCCCACATCACCCAGAGAAAGTACAGGGTCAGAGCCACTGCAGTTGCAACAGCCAGAGAGACGGATGAAGATGATGTGGACAGCATGGAGGAGATGGAG GTCACAGATACGAATGATGGGGCAGCTACAGATGGGGTTTGCCCCCAGCCTGCATCCTCTGGTCCAGACTCCCAGACTATTAAAGAAGAGGATATAGTGGAGGATGGCTGGACCATTGTCCGGAGAAAGAAATGA